The DNA window CGTTGAGCGAGTTGACGTTCCAGCTGACGATTTTCATGCGGGGCAGTGTAGCGTCAGCGCCGGCCGCTGTCGGCCCGCCCGGCCGCCGGCGCGGCCGGCTTGCCGGACGGGCACAGCGCGGCGCGGATGCGTTCGGCCGCCGCGTTGCGCTCGGCGGTCCCGATCGCGTCCGCCTCGCTGTTGCGCTCGTCGTCGAGGAAGCGGTCGCAGGGCGTCCACGTGCCGCCGTTGCCCGCCGGGTCGGCGCCCGCGGCGCGCAGCGCCTCGACGGTCTCGGCCAGCGCTGCCGGTTGCGGCGCCTGATCCAGGCGCTTGGACAGCCCGTCGGCCTGCGCCGACAGCGCCCGCGCGCCCAGCACCGGATCTTCGCGCAGTTGCGCGGCGATCGCCGGCGCGGCGTCCAGCAGGCGCGCGAGTTGCTGCTTGGATTCCACTGCGCGCAGGGCGGCCAGCGACTGCCCGGGGCCGAAGCCGATACCGGCGTCGAGCCAGGCCTGCAGGCCCGGGCCGCGCCATTGCTGCAGCACGCGTTCGGCCGGGTCGCCGATCCGGCAGTGCTCCGGGTCGGCGTCGTCTTCGAACAGCAGCGGCGCCGCGGCCGTCGCCGTCGGTAAGGTTGCGCGCCACAACTGCGCCCATCGCGCGAAATGCGCGGCGTCGGTTTCGTGTTCGGTCAGTGCGCGCAACACCACCCGCAGCGCGCTTTGCTTGGCTTCGCGGGTGGCCGGTCCGGCGACCACGGCTGCGGCGGCGGTCAACAGCTCCGCGCCGTCCTGGCGCGGTCCGTAAGCCTGTTCGTCGAACCACAGCCAGCGCACGTAGCGGTAGCTGGGGCCGCCGCTGAGCGCGCACAGCGCCTGCGCCGGCGTCGGCTGTTCGGGCAGGGTCGCCAGGCCGGCGCGGATGCGCGCCGGGTCGCCGCCGCGTACGGTCGCCGCGAACGCCTCCAGTCGCGCCTGCTTGGCCTGGAAGTCGCGTTCGCGCAGGTCGACGATCGCCTGGCGGCCGAGCAGGGCCAGCGCCAGCGCGGCCATGCCGCCTAGCGCCAAGCCGAGCAAGGCCGGGCCCACGCGGCGGCCGCGTCCGGCCCAGACCAGCAACGGCAGCGGAGCGAGCGCGGCCACGGCGGCCGCGACCCAGCTGCCCTCGTAGGCCACCCACCCGCTCACGTCGGAGCGATGCAGGCGATGGGCCAGCCAGATCATCCAGACCGCGACGATCGCCGGCCAGACGGCGAAAGCGATCAGGCCGATGCGGAGCGCGGAAGGTGCGGCGTCCGACGCGGGAGCGGCGTGGGTCATGGGCGAGTTCCTTCTCGATGGGCGATGCGATGCGCCGATCATCATCGCATCGCCGACACAGGCGGTGCGCCCGCCGTGTCCGTTACTTCGCCAGCCAGCGGATCATCGCGTCGATCTTGCCGCGGTACGGCGGCTTGAGCAGATCGCTGCCGGCCAGCCGGCGCTGGTGGAACACCGGCAGCAGCTTGCTGAAGGTGTCGAAGCCGTTGCGGCCGTGGATGGCACCGATGCCGCTCGGGCCGATGCCGCCGAACGGCAGGTCGTGAGCGCCGAAATGCAGCAGGGTGTCGTTGACGGTGACGCCGCCGGCCAGGGTCTGGGCCAGGATGCGTTCGATCTGGGCGCGGTCGTGGCCGAACGGGTACAGCGCCAGCGGCCGGTCGAGCGCGTTGATGCGCGCGATGGCCTCGTCAAGATTGCGGTAAGAGATCACCGGCAGGATCGGGCCGAAGATCTCGTGCTGCATCACCTGCGCCTGCGGGTCGGGCTCGATCACCAGCGCCGGCGGGAACAGCCGCTCGGCCTGGCGCTGCGCCTGCGCGGCCGGGGCGGCGAAGGGCTCGATCACCTGCAGCCCGCGCTGGCGCGCATCGTCCAGGTAGGAGGCCAGCCGCGCGTACTGGCTGGCGTTGATGATCCGGGTGTAGTCGCGGCTGGTGCCCAGGTCGGCGCCGTAGCGCGCGCGCAGTTGCGCCAGCAGCGCCTGGACCAGTTCGTCGCGGCGCGACGCGTCGACCAGCACATAGTCCACGCCGATGCAGGTCTGGCCGGCGTTGAACCACTTGCCGCTGGCGATGCGCGCGGCGGCGCGCTCGATCGGGTAATCCGGGCACACCAGTGCCGGCGCCTTGCCGCCCAGTTCCAGGGTCACCGGGGTCAGGTTCGGCGCCGCCGCGGCCATGACCTTGCGTCCGACCGCGGTCGAGCCGGTGAACAGCAGATGGTCGAAGGGCTGGGCCGAGAACGCCGCGCCGAGTTCGGCGCCGCCCAGCGCGACCGCGACCCGGTCGTCGGGGAAGACGTCGGCGAGCAGATCGCGCAGGAACTGCGACGTGCGCGGGGTGTGTTCGGACGGCTTCAGATAGACGTGGTTGCCGGCGGCGATGGCCGAGGCCAGCGGCACCAGGGCCAGGTTCACCGGGTAGTTCCAGGGCGACAGGATGCCGACCACGCCGACCGGCTCGGGGCGGATCTCGGCCCGCGCCGGCCAGAAGCGCCAGCCGACCGCGGCCCGGCGCGGCTTCATCCAGCGCCGCAGCTGAGCCAGGGCGTGGTCGATTTCGGCCAACACGATCATCGCTTCGGACAGCAGGTTCTCGTGGCTGGAGCGATGGCCGAAGTCGGCGCGGATGGCCGCGTCCATCTCCGCGCTGCGGGCGCGGAAGGCGTCGCGCAGGCGGATCAGGTCGGCGCGGCGCTGGGCGTAGTCCGGCTTGCGCGCCTGCCAGGCGGTGCGCAGGCGTTCGCGGGTCGCGGCCAGATCGGCGATGGGCGTGTCGGCGAGGATGTCCATACGCGGCAGTGTAGTCGCGTCCGTGGCCGTGGAGCGTGACCGCGGTGGGGCGAGCGAGGCCAGGCGAGGGGGGCGTGGCGGCCGATCTGCGCGCGCCGGTCGCGCACCGGTCCCGGCCCGACGGGGGGCGGACCATGCGACGACCGGGCCGACCCGAGCAAGCCAGAACCGGTGCCGCGGACTACAATGGGCGCATGAGCTTGCGCCCCTACCTCGATGCCTTCCCCAACCTCGGCGAGCGCGTCTACGTCGACCCCGCCGCGACCGTGATCGGCGCGGTCGACCTGGGCGACGACGTGTCGATCTGGCCCGGTTGCGTGGTGCGCGGCGACGTCAACACGATCTCGATCGGCGCCCGCACTAATGTCCAGGACGGCACCATCGTCCACGTCACCCACGAGGGGCCGTTCACCCGTCCCGGCGGCCTGCCGACCGTGATCGGCAACGACGTGACCATCGGCCATGCCGCGATCGTCCATGCCTGCACCATCGAGGAATTCGCCCTGATCGGCATGGGCGCCAAGATCCTCGACGGCGCGCGCGTGTCGCGCTTCGGTTTCGTCGGTGCCGGCGCGGTGATCGCGCCGGGCAAGACGGTCGGCGAAGGCGAGCTGTGGCTGGGCAATCCGGCGCGCTGCGTGCGCAAGCTCAGCGAGCGCGAAATCGAACAGTTGCGCTACAGCGCGCAACATTACGTTCGCCTCAAGGACCGTTATCTGGGCATGCTCTCGTCGGGCTAGTCACGGAATCGGGCGGCGTTTACAGTCGCGCAGGGGAAAAGCGCGACTCAGGAGTCGGGGCAACATGGAAGAACCGCAGAATCCGTACGCCGCACCGTCGGCACTGCCCGTGGCGGGCGAAGACTACAGCGTGCGCGCCGACCGCGGCACACGCCTGATCGCGCGTCTGATCGACGGCGCCCTGTACATGGTGTGCATGGCGCCGGTGTTCGTCGCCGTGGCGGTCGATCCCAACAGCGAACAACCCTCGCCCCTGCAGCTGGGCATCATGAGCCTGGGCTTGCTGTTCGCCCTGGCCCTGTTCGCCTACAACCTGGTGCTGCTGGCGCAAAGCGGGCAGACCCTGGGCAAGCGCTGGCTGAAGATCAAGATCGTGCGCCTGGACGGCAGCCCGGCCTCGCTGGGCCGCATCCTCGGCCTGCGCATGATCGTGATCGGCCTGATCGAGTCGGTGCCTTGCCTGGGCGCGCTCTTCAGTCTGGCCAACGCACTGTGGATCTTCGGCGACGAAAGCCGTTGCCTGCACGATCTGCTCGCCGACACCAAGGTGATCAACGCCTGATGCTCGACACCTACCGCCAGGTGGTGACGCCCGAAGGCGTCGCGCTGCACCTGCGCGCTGCCGGGCCGGTGCCGCGCGCGCTGGCCTGGCTGCTCGATCTGGCGTTGCGCGCGGTGATCTACGCCGCGCTGTTCCGCGCCCTGGTCGGCCTGTTCGGCGAGGCCGGCTACGCCGTGCTCGCGCTGGTGGTGTTCGTGATGACCTGGTTCTACCAGGTGCTGTTCGAAGTGCTGATGCAAGGCCGCACGCCCGGCAAGTGGGCGCTGGGGCTGCGCGTGGTCGCCGCCGACGGCGCGCCGGTGGGCTGGATGGCCTCGTTCACCCGAAATCTGCTGCGGGTGGTGGACGCGTTGCCGGTGGGTTACGCCGTCGGTCTGGTCGCCTGCCTGTTCGATCCCTGGGGCCGCCGGCTCGGCGACATGGTGGCCGGCACCCTGGTGGTGCACGCGCCGCGGCATACGCCGCAGACCGCGGCGGCGGTGGTCCCGCCGCTGGCGCCGTCGTCGCCGCTGTTGCCGCACGAGCAGGCGGCGATGGTCGCCTTCGCCGAACGCGCGCCGCGTCTGACCCTGGCGCGCCAGATCGAGCTGGCCGAACTGACCGAGCCGCTGACCCGCAGCCGCGGCGAGCAGGCGGTCGACCGGGTCTACGGCATCGCCAACTGGCTGTTGGGGCGGCGATGAGACAAGAGCACTTCGTCGCCCGCCACGAATACGAATGGCGCGAGTTCGAGCGCTGGCTGGAGCATCGTTCCGCCAGCGCCCGCCACGCTCGCAGCCACCGCCGCGAGTGGAACGGGCTCAGCGACGATCAGTTGCCCGAACGCCACCGCCGGCTGTGCCAGCAACTGGCGCTGGCGCGCCGGCGCGGCTACAGCGCGGTGGTCACCGATCGTCTGCAACAACTGATGCAGCGCGGCCACAGCGTGCTGTACCGGACCAAGCCGGTGCATTGGCGGCGGGCGATCGAGTTCCTGTTGGCCGGTTTTCCGCGCCTGGTCCGGGCCGAGCGCCATTGCATGCTGGCCGCGGCGCTGCTGTTCGTGCTGCCGCTGGCGAGCATTTTCGTCGCCATCCAGATCAAGCCCGATCTCGCCGCCGGCCTGTTCGACGTGCAGAGCCTGGCGCGCTTCGAGCAGATGTACGACCCGGCCGGCAAGAGCGACCTGGGCCGCACCGACGAAGACGATCTGCAGATGTTCGCCCATTACATCGGCAACAACGTCGGCATCGGCTTCCAGACCTTCGCCAGCGGCCTGGTCGCCGGCCTCGGCACGGTGTTCGTGTTGATCTTCAACGGCGTGATGATCGGCGGGGTCGCCGGGCATCTGCAGGCGGTCGGCCACGGCGACCCGTTCTGGCGCTTCGTCGCCGGCCATTCGGCGCCGGAACTGACCGCGATCGTGATCGCCGGCGGCGCCGGCCTGCGCCTGGGGTTGAGCCTGATCGCCCCCGGCCAGCGGCGACGGATCGATTCGCTGATCCACGGCGGCCGGCGCGGCGCCAAGATCTGCATCGGCGTGTTCGCCATGCTGGTGTTCGCCGCCTTCGTCGAGGCGTTCTGGTCGTCGATCGCCGGGGTGCCGGCGCCGGTCAAGTACGCGGTTGGCGCGGCGCTGTGGGTGCTGGTCGGGCTGTGGCTGCTGCGCGGCGGCCGCAACGCCGCCTATCGCGACGACGAAGACGCCGCATGAGGCTGGAAGCGCTCACCGTCGCGCTGCGCCCGCGCAGCGCCTGGGAGGCCGCCGAACTCGGCATGGCCCTGGTGCGGCGCCATGCCGGCGCGATCTGGAAGCCGTGGCTGCTGACTTCGCTGCCGTTGCTGGTCGCGCTCAACGCCGTGGGCTGGGCCCTGGATCTGCTGTGGCTGGCCGGCCTGCTGATGTGGTGGCTCAAGCCCTGGTTCGACCGCATCCCGCTGTTCGTGCTGTCGCGCGCGGTGTTCGGCGAAACCCCGGACACGCGCCAGACCGTGCGCGCGGCGCTGCGCTGGGGCGCACGCTGGTGGTTGCCGTATCTGACCTGGCGCCGGCTCGGTCCGGCGCGTTCGCTGTACCTGCCGGTGGATCTGCTCGAGGGCGGCAGCGGCAGCGAGGCCCGTCATCGCCGCGGCGCGCTCGGCGCGCCCGTGTACGGCGTCGGGTCGCTGCTGACCCTGACCTGCGTCCACTTCGAAATCGTGATCGTGCTCGGCGCCCTGCTCGGCGCGCTGATGTTCGTGCCGTTCGATTACCTGCCGGACACGTTCAAGGCCCTGTTCGAAGCGGTCGCGGCCCAGCCGCAATGGTTCGACGCCACCCTCAACGGCCTGGCCTGGCTGGCGACCGCGCTGATCGAACCGTTCTACGTCGGCGCCGGCTTCGGCCTGTACCTCAATCGCCGCACCGAGATCGAGGGCTGGGACATCGAGATCGTGTTCCGTCGCCTGCGCGCGCGCCTGACCGCGGCCGCGGCGCCGTTGTTGCTGGTGTTGTGCGCGATGGTCGGTTTCGCGCCGGACGCGGCAGCGCAGGCGGCGGACGCGTCTTCCGCGGCGCAAGCGCAGGCCGCGGCGGCCGTCGAAGAAGAGGCCGCCGGCGACGAGACGGTGGGCGAAGCGGCGGCCGAAGCGGCGGCCGAAGAAACGGCCAGCGACGAAGAATCCGCACCGCCGTACGCGCCGATCCGCGACTACGTCGACGACAGCCGCAAGAGCCGCCGCTTGCCATCGACCCTGGGCGAGGTGTTCGGCGAGGACCGCCGCGACGACCGCGCGCTGCGCGAGGCGGTGGCCAAGGCGATGCAGGACCCGGCAGTATCGCCCAAGCGCACCCAGACGGTGTGGAAACCCAAGGCCGAGCGCAAGGACCAGGAAAAAGAGCGCAAGCCGTCCAGCCTGGAGATGTTCGACGGCCTCGGCGGCAATCTCGCCGCGGTGGTGCAGTGGCTGCTGTGGGGCGTGGTCGCGGCGATCGCGATCGCCCTGCTGTGGAGCGCCTCGCGCTGGCTGGGCTGGTTCCGCGGCGGCGAGGAAGAGGAGCCGTCGCCGGGCGAGGTGCGGGTCGGCGCCGCGGCCGAGCCCGAGCCCCTGCCCGACGACATTCCGACGGCGATCCGCCGCCTGTGGCGCGCCGGCCGCGCCCGCGATGCGTTGGCGCTGATGTACCGCGCCGCGGTCGAATCGATGGCGCAGCGCGCCGATATCGTGTTGGTGCCGGGTGCGACCGAGGCGCAATGCCTGCGCGCCTCGCGCAAGCTGGCCCTGGCCGACGACCGCGAGGCCTTCGCCCGCGCCGTGCGCACCTGGCAGTACGCGGCCTATGCCGACGTCCTGCCGGACGACGAAGAGTTCGACGATCTGGTCGGCCTGCTCGGCCGTCGTTTCGGGTGGACC is part of the Lysobacter firmicutimachus genome and encodes:
- a CDS encoding coniferyl aldehyde dehydrogenase — its product is MDILADTPIADLAATRERLRTAWQARKPDYAQRRADLIRLRDAFRARSAEMDAAIRADFGHRSSHENLLSEAMIVLAEIDHALAQLRRWMKPRRAAVGWRFWPARAEIRPEPVGVVGILSPWNYPVNLALVPLASAIAAGNHVYLKPSEHTPRTSQFLRDLLADVFPDDRVAVALGGAELGAAFSAQPFDHLLFTGSTAVGRKVMAAAAPNLTPVTLELGGKAPALVCPDYPIERAAARIASGKWFNAGQTCIGVDYVLVDASRRDELVQALLAQLRARYGADLGTSRDYTRIINASQYARLASYLDDARQRGLQVIEPFAAPAAQAQRQAERLFPPALVIEPDPQAQVMQHEIFGPILPVISYRNLDEAIARINALDRPLALYPFGHDRAQIERILAQTLAGGVTVNDTLLHFGAHDLPFGGIGPSGIGAIHGRNGFDTFSKLLPVFHQRRLAGSDLLKPPYRGKIDAMIRWLAK
- a CDS encoding gamma carbonic anhydrase family protein, producing MSLRPYLDAFPNLGERVYVDPAATVIGAVDLGDDVSIWPGCVVRGDVNTISIGARTNVQDGTIVHVTHEGPFTRPGGLPTVIGNDVTIGHAAIVHACTIEEFALIGMGAKILDGARVSRFGFVGAGAVIAPGKTVGEGELWLGNPARCVRKLSEREIEQLRYSAQHYVRLKDRYLGMLSSG
- a CDS encoding RDD family protein, whose protein sequence is MEEPQNPYAAPSALPVAGEDYSVRADRGTRLIARLIDGALYMVCMAPVFVAVAVDPNSEQPSPLQLGIMSLGLLFALALFAYNLVLLAQSGQTLGKRWLKIKIVRLDGSPASLGRILGLRMIVIGLIESVPCLGALFSLANALWIFGDESRCLHDLLADTKVINA
- a CDS encoding RDD family protein, whose product is MLDTYRQVVTPEGVALHLRAAGPVPRALAWLLDLALRAVIYAALFRALVGLFGEAGYAVLALVVFVMTWFYQVLFEVLMQGRTPGKWALGLRVVAADGAPVGWMASFTRNLLRVVDALPVGYAVGLVACLFDPWGRRLGDMVAGTLVVHAPRHTPQTAAAVVPPLAPSSPLLPHEQAAMVAFAERAPRLTLARQIELAELTEPLTRSRGEQAVDRVYGIANWLLGRR
- a CDS encoding stage II sporulation protein M, producing MRQEHFVARHEYEWREFERWLEHRSASARHARSHRREWNGLSDDQLPERHRRLCQQLALARRRGYSAVVTDRLQQLMQRGHSVLYRTKPVHWRRAIEFLLAGFPRLVRAERHCMLAAALLFVLPLASIFVAIQIKPDLAAGLFDVQSLARFEQMYDPAGKSDLGRTDEDDLQMFAHYIGNNVGIGFQTFASGLVAGLGTVFVLIFNGVMIGGVAGHLQAVGHGDPFWRFVAGHSAPELTAIVIAGGAGLRLGLSLIAPGQRRRIDSLIHGGRRGAKICIGVFAMLVFAAFVEAFWSSIAGVPAPVKYAVGAALWVLVGLWLLRGGRNAAYRDDEDAA
- a CDS encoding DUF4129 domain-containing protein; translation: MRLEALTVALRPRSAWEAAELGMALVRRHAGAIWKPWLLTSLPLLVALNAVGWALDLLWLAGLLMWWLKPWFDRIPLFVLSRAVFGETPDTRQTVRAALRWGARWWLPYLTWRRLGPARSLYLPVDLLEGGSGSEARHRRGALGAPVYGVGSLLTLTCVHFEIVIVLGALLGALMFVPFDYLPDTFKALFEAVAAQPQWFDATLNGLAWLATALIEPFYVGAGFGLYLNRRTEIEGWDIEIVFRRLRARLTAAAAPLLLVLCAMVGFAPDAAAQAADASSAAQAQAAAAVEEEAAGDETVGEAAAEAAAEETASDEESAPPYAPIRDYVDDSRKSRRLPSTLGEVFGEDRRDDRALREAVAKAMQDPAVSPKRTQTVWKPKAERKDQEKERKPSSLEMFDGLGGNLAAVVQWLLWGVVAAIAIALLWSASRWLGWFRGGEEEEPSPGEVRVGAAAEPEPLPDDIPTAIRRLWRAGRARDALALMYRAAVESMAQRADIVLVPGATEAQCLRASRKLALADDREAFARAVRTWQYAAYADVLPDDEEFDDLVGLLGRRFGWTA